GCGGCCTCGCTCCGGCGCTTCATCGAGGCGCGCGGCACTGCGGGCTCGTTCTTCGACGTTGACAACCTGCTGGCGAGCGGCGAGACGCTGATCGGCACGCCCGAGCAGGTCGGCGAGCGACTGGTGCGCAACATGGGACGCGCGGGCGCGGGCATCTTCATGGGCGCTTTCCAGGTCGGCGACATGCCGCACGACAAGGTGATGCGCAACGTCGAGCTGTTCGCCGACAAAGTGATGCCGTACCTGCCCGGCGCCAGCGCCGCGCCGCCGCGCCCGGAGCAAGCTTCAACGGGATCTAAACGGATGGAGACCAGCAAATGATCTACGAGTTGCGCGTGTATCATTGCCTGCCGGGACGCCTACCCGATCTGCTCAGGCGCTTCGAAACCGTAACAATCCGCCTGTTCGAGAAGCACGGGATCCAGCAGCTCGGCTTCTGGACGGTGGCTATCGGCGAATCCAACGCCGACCTGGTTTATATCCTGAAGTGGGATTCGCTTGCCGATCGCGACGCGCGCTTCGGCGCCTTTCTGCGCGATCCCGAATGGATCGAGGCGCGCCGCCTGAGCGAGGCCAACGGCCCGCTGCTCTCGTCGGTTTCCAACTCGATCCTGACACCGACTTCGTTCTCGGCCGCGCGATGACGATGCGCGTTCAGAGGCCGGGCCCGCGCGCGCCGCGCGTTGCCCGCCGGATCATTGAACCATGATGAAGGACATCCTGCTGCCGACCACGGTGGTCGGGAGTTACCCGCAGCCGGACTGGCTAATCGACCGCGACAACCTGCGCAAGCGGGTGCCGGTGCGATGGCGCGCGCGCGAGATGTGGCGCGTCCCCGATCAATGGCTAGAACAGGCACAGGACGACGCGACCGTCGTCGCCATCCACGACATGGAACGCGCCGGCGTCGATATCATTTCCGACGGCGAAATCCGGCGCGAGAGTTATTCCAACCGCTTCGCCAACGCGCTCGGCGGCGTCGATCCCGACCGCCCCGGCCAAGGGCTCAACCGTCGGGGCAAACCCGACGTAGTGCCGTTGGTCAACGGGAAGATCCGGCGAATCGCGCCGGTCGAGGTGCGTGACCTCGTTTTTCTGCGCGCACATACGTCGCGAATGACCAAGATCACTATTCCTGGCCCCTTCACGATGTCCCAGCAGGCGCAGAATGCCTATTACCCCGACGACGAAGCGCTGGCGATCGACTATGCGGCGGCGGTCAACGAGGAGATAAAGGATCTGTTCGCGGCCGGCGCCGACATCGTGCAGCTCGACGAGCCCTACATGCAGGCGTGGCCGGACAAGGCGCGCAAGTTTGCCGTGCGCGCACTCAATCGCGCACTCGAGGGAGTTCGCGGCACCACCGCCGTCCACCTCTGCTTCGGCTATGGCCATTACGTCAAGGACAAACACGAGACCGGCTACGCGTTCCTGCGCGAGCTCGAGGAATGCACCGCCGACCAGGTGTCGATCGAGGCGGCGCAGCCGAAACTCGACTTCTCCATCCTGAACGAGCTGCCCTCGAAGACGATCATGCTCGGCGTGCTCGACCTCGGCGACCCGCGGGTCGAGAGCGCGGAGACCGTCGCCGAGCGGATTCGCGCGGCGCTCAAATTTGTGCCATCCAGGCGGCTCGTTATCGCGCCCGATTGCGGGATGAAGTATCTCGAGCGTGGCGTCGCGTTCGCCAAGCTCAAGGCGATGGTGGACGGCACGCGGATCGTGCGCGCCGAACTCGGCCGCTGATCGCGCGCAGGCAGCCCCGCATCTGACCGCTCAAAGGCGCGCCCCGGCTATTCGACGACAACCGGAATGCGCACTTCGAAGTTCGACGCGACCGGCTTGCCGTCCTTCAACGCCGGAGAGAAGCGCCACCGCCTGAGAGTCCGCAGCAGGAGATCGTTCAGCTCCGGATACGGCGTCGCCTTGACCAGTGCCACCGTCGCGCTGCCGTCTGACGCTACGGTAAAGCGCGCAACCGCGATCGTATTGAGCGGGTTGCTGCGCAGGTCCGCGGGAATCTCTGGCAGCGGAGTGTACAGCGCCTGCGCGCCCTCGCTCGCGGCGCCAAGCCCGCCTGCCGCGCCGGTGCCGCCTGGCGCTGACCGTTCGGCCGGGGGCGTTGACGGTGCGGCCGAAGGAGCGGATGGAACGCCGCTTGGCGGCCCGGCCGCAGCGGGAGTTCGCGCGGCGAACGACTTCCGCTCCTCCCTGAGTTTCGGGTGATGCGCGGCACGGAGATGGCGCGGTTTTACGGCTTTCGCGCCTCGCGCGACGCTTGAAGCATGCGTCATCCGCACGGGGCTCGCTGCGGGCGGGCCAGGCGCCGACGGCGGCATCGCGATCGGCGGGATAACGCGGATCTCAACATACGAAGCCCTTGGAATGATCGTGCGGCCGACCCAGCGGTCGAGCACAAAAATCATCAGGGCTACCAGCGCCGCTGCGGGAACGCTCCACGGAAGCAAACGCCAGGGATTTGCGGGCGGAGGCGGCGCGAGGGCAGGCAGCGACGGGCGTCCGGCGAGCCGTACGGTGGCGCCGTCTTCCCGTTCCCTCATCGCGTATGCGAGCGGATTTCGCATCGGAGCCGTAACTGACCTATGCTTGCGTGGCGACGCGCCGCTCACGGCACCCGAGCGCGAGCTTATCAAATCGAGGCGCGTCCGGCGCGGTGCCTGCGCGCGCGCAAAGCCGCACGCGGGCGGCGAGCCCACATGAAGAAGACGTGCAGATGGCGATTGCAGGTGGCCGCGCTGGCCGTCCTTGTTTTTGCCCTCGCGCATGTCAGCGCCGTGCATGCCCAAGCCACCGGTGGACGCCCTGCGCTGATGGGCATGGTCAAGGATTCGCTTGGCCGTCCGCTCGAGGGCGTGCTGGTCCAACTCGATGCGCGCAGCGGCGCGCGCGTAGCTACGACGCGCAGCGAGGCTTCCGGCGCCTTTTCGTTCGAAGCACTGCCGCCGGGAACTTACGCGGTAGTGGCGCACGCGCGCGGCTTCAAACCGGCGATCGCAATTGCCACGGTCGTGGCCGGTCGCGCCGCACGGGTGCAACTCTCGATGGAGTCTCAAGAGCCGCTCAGCCTGAAACTGAGCGCTCCACGCCTGCGCCCCGCGCGCAACGCGGTCGCGCCAGGCGGCGTTACCGCCTATCACTTCAGCCAGCAGGCGATTCGCGAACTGCCGCTGGGCGAAAACGGCACCGTGAACCAGGTCCTCCTCCAGGCGCCGGGAATGATCCAGGACTCGACCGGTCAGCCGCTGCCGCGCGAGATGGACGACGCCCTGCAATACCGGATCAACGGCGTAATGATTCCCAACGTCCAGGTGCTCGACCTGGGACAGCTCTCGCCGCGCTTCGCCGAGAGCATCGACGTCCTCACCGGCGCGCTCCCGGCTGAATACGGCTACCGCACCGGCGCGGTGGTCGACATCCATACCCGCAGGGGCGAGATTGCCAACGGCGGCAGCGTCGGATACTTCGGTGGCCAGCGCGAAACGGTCCAGCCGAGCTTCGAATACGGCGGCTCACGAGGCGGCCTCGACTATTACGCAACCGGCTACTTCCTCCACAACGTTCGCGGCGTGAATCCGCCTACGCCTGGGCCCGATCCACTCAACGACTTCACCAATCAGGGCGGGAGTTTCTTGTATCTCTCGGATTTGCTCAACACCGACACCTCGATCAGCCTTATCGGCGCAAGCTTCGTGCACGATTTCGGATGGCCGGCGACACCCGACCAGCCGCAGGTCTTCGAGCTCTCCAATGTCCCGGTGTACCCCTCGGCCCACGTTTCCGACACCGAACTCGAACAGACCCATTTCGGTATCCTTGCGCTGAAAGGGGTGGCGCCCGGCGGCATCGATTATCAGCTCTCGCTCTTCAGCCAGTACTCGTCGTTGAGCTTCCACCCCGATTTTGCCGGGGAGTTGATATTCAACGGTCTGGCCGCGCGCGTCTTCCGCAGCAGCTTCGTCAACGGTTCGCAGGGCGATGCAAGCTGGCACCTCGGCACCCAACACACGCTGGGTTTTGGTTACTACTTCGATGTCGAGAACGCCGAGATTGACGACCACGCCTATACCTTCCCAGCGATCGACGGCGTTCAGACCAGCACCCTGCCCTTTCTCATCGTCGACAACCACAACCTGATGCAGTCGATGTACGGACTGTACGTCCAGGATCGATGGCAGCCGCTGGCCGGGCTGACCGTCGATTGTGGCGTGCGTTGGGACGAACTTGTGGGATTCATCGGCGGCGGGCAGGTCAGTCCGCGGCTGGGCGCGAGCTACCAGCTCGATCGAGCTACTACGTTGCACGCAGGCGCGGCGGTGTATTTCGTTCCTCCACCGACCGAATTTCTCGCCACTGAAGACATCGACCGCTTCGTCAATACCACCGCCGAGCCCGGGATTTTGAGGAACTCGCCGCCCAAGCCAATGGCCGACTACTTTTTCGATCTTGGGATGCGCCACCGCTTCTCATTCGGACTTCAGCTTGGGGTTGACGGATTTTTCGAGCTTGAACGCGACGTTCTCGACGAGGGACAGTTCGGTAGCTCCCTCATCTTCGCTCCGATTAACTATCGGCTCGGGCGAATCTACGGCGCCGAGGCGACCGGCTCGTGGCAACTGCGGGACAGCCTCTCAGCCTATGTCAATTTCACTTATACCGTGGCGCAGGCGAGCCAGGTGGTCAGCGGCCAGTTCAATTTCGACCCCCAAGAGTTTTCCTACATCGCCAGCCACTATATCGCCCTCGACCAGGGCCAGCTCTTCACCACGTCGGCCGGGCTAGCCTACCGATGGCACGGCTTCGTGGCGACCAGCGCCATAACCTTCGGCAGCGGATTACGCACCGGCTTTGCGAACACGGCGATGATGCCGTCGTACACGCAGGTGGACGCGAGTATCGGGCGAACCTTCGATGGGGTTCCGATGGTCGGCCGGGTCGACGCCCGCGTAAGCGTTGTCAACCTCCTCGACCGCATCTACCAATTCCACAACGGTTCCGGAATCGGAGTGGGCAGCGTCCCGCAGTACATGTCGCGACGCGCGCTCTACTTCAATTTCAAGGTACCGCTGCCGGGCGCAAGCCAGGGAGCGCCGACGCCCTAACCCCGGAGCGCCGGAGCTTAAGCTCCGGCGCTCGCCCCTTGGTCCACGGCGCCCGGACAGTCCGGCGAGCCGTCGGGCGCCCGCGCCCCTACTTCATCCACGACGGCAACTCGTCCTTCAACAGCGCCATCGTCGGGAATGCATAGTCGCCGGTCAGATAGAATCCGTACTGCCGGAACACGTTCTTCGTCATGATGTCGGTCGCGAAGGACAGCCACAGATTGACCGGCCCGACGTGGGTCATAAAAGCCGGCCCCACTCCGAGCTCCTGAACCTCGGAGCCATGGACCGTCAGTCCGCCGATATCCGGCGCAGACAGCGACTGGGTGTAGGTTACATGGAAGCCCGCCTTCAGGTCCTTCAGCACCGGAAACAGAAACGCGTTGTTGAACACGATCGAATCCCCCGGCGAGAAGGTCGTAAAAGCGCCCAGGGTTTTCACCAGCGGGGCGGGCGTCGGAAACTGATCGTTGGCGCTGAATACGTGGCTATAAATCAGATCTTCCTGCCATTCTGAACCTGCCAGCGGCCCGAAATTCTTGCCGAGATAGGTCCATCCGATGAAAGCCGGCGTGATCGACCATGCGTTTCCCCCGGTATTGAAGGCGTCGCCCTTGTCGTAAGCACCGGAGGGAAATCCGATCAACGGCGATATATAGGCGGTCGGCTTGACCCAGTCCTCATACTTCCAATGCTGGTAGGAGATACCGATTCCGAGCGGAGTCCACGAGATATCGCCGAATCCGCCGCCGCCGACTCCGATACCGACCGGTTCACCCGAGTCGACGTGCACGGTCTGGTAGTTGAAGAACATGTCCGAACTCAGGGTGATGTGGTTGCTGAACGGCTGCCAGGGGTAGAAATACACCCACTGGAACAACATCACTAAAGCGTCCAGCTGATGGTTTCCTGGTACCTTTTTACGATTGGTTCCCGACAGCGATTTTCCGACGTTGTAGATTGGCGCGACCTGGAAAGCCTGCACATCCTCGGCGCTCTCCGGAAAACCGCCATCGAAGAATGGATAATCATAGAAGTTGTACAGGCCGCTGTTCGCTCCGAGCGAAGGGCCGATATCGAGGCCATTCACCGTCAGGTCAGCGTGCCCGTAGGCTGGCCACAAGCAGAGAAGGACGCAGCCCGTCGCTATACTTAGCCATCTGAGCAACGATGATCGTTTCATAAGTCACCCCTCCGAAATGTGATTACGCACTGCGCGTGTTCAATGTACTCTGCGCATCTGTCACCTCCGTGTCGCCCGGCTTTGCGGAACTGTGCTTCTTCCGTCGACACGTTCCAGATTGAAGAACCCGACGGCCGGAGCCGGCGTGTGAACAAGCTCCCTCCTGGGCCTGGCGACCCTGTGATTTAGTGTTCTGGAATCCACAACCGGCCGCCGCCGGTTGCTCAGTTCCCCGTCAGAGATAAATCTTCAGCCGCGAGCTTTGCGCCACATCGTCAACGGAATCGCGCAAATGCCGGGAGACGGCCGAGCGGTGCGGTATCGCCGACAGAATTTGTCTTGTCAGAGCGCTCGCCGCAGCCTTCCACATCTCGTCGGTGTCGTCACGGATCGAAAGCGAGGACTCGCTCATCACCGACTGCCGCGCGACGTCCAACAGCGACATCTGCGCCCACAGGATGAGTCGGCTCTCCTTCTCCACCGCGCCGACGATGACGAACGCAGCGCCCCGCGCCTTTGCCCAGTCCCAGATACAGGCCGGACAGGAGCGGAAGTCCAATGGCGGCGCCTCGTCGGTGCGTCCGCGGTCGAGCAGTGTGAAGGCTCCGCTGTTCGCGACCAGTCGGCGAACCTCCCGGCTTATCAATCGGGCACGCGCTTTATCCTGCTCGACGTCGTAGCGTTCCCCCTCGGGCGCCAGGTCCACCAGGTCAAAATCGGCGACCACCACGGTGGGCGATCGGGCCGTGCCCGGCTGCGGCGCCGCAAGCGCGCGTCTTGCGGGAACCGTCAGCGCAAGCACACAGGCCGCAGCCGCCGTTGTCGGCATCAGGCAGAAGGTTCGCTGGCGAGTTCGGTTCGAGCGATTCACTGCGCAAGCCTCGCGCGGTGCGTTCAGTCTTCCTTCGACGGTGGACGCCCGGTCCCGATGAGATCGAGCGAGCGCGCCTTGACATATTCGTAGACCTGTTCGAGCTCGTCGGCGGTGAAGAAGCCGTTCCATCCCGGCATCCCCTTCGCCTCTCGCCCCTCCATCGCCACCGTGAAAAATTCGCGTCTGGTCATTCCATTAATAAGGGACTGGCGAAGATCAGGTGCATACTCACCGCCAGCGGCGTCAAAGCCATGGCAACGGAAGCAGTAGGAATTGTATTTTTCGAACCCGCCAAAGATATCGTCGGTGACAATTTTCTTGCCGTTTGACTGTTGGAAGACCTGGAAATCGACGGTAACCATCTTGCCGGCGAGGTTCTTGTACCGGTAGTGCTTGCTCGGCCCTTCCTCGAGTTTACCTTTGAGCGTGAGAATGTAGGTTGCAAGCTGCTTGGCGAGCTTGGGGCTCATGTCCTTATGCGCGGGCATCGGCACTTTTCCAAAGTCACCCACGCTGCCATTGATAATCTTGTTGGCAAGGTAGTCGGCCTTGGAGGGGTCGTGATTGTAGCGATTCGCGATCCTGATCCAGGCCGGACCCACGATGTCGCGCTTGATCGCGTGGCAAGAAAAGCAATCAAACCCGTGCGCCATAACTTCGTCAGGGCTGGCCGCTTCCTGCGCGGCCCCTCGACCCCAGCCCACGCTCGCGCAAATCGCCAGAAGAATAAAAAAAAACCGGCACCATCCCGCGGACAACATGCGACTCTCGCTCCAGCTCGCATATTGCCGCCGCCCCATTCTCACAAAGCTTCTCCCTCGACCGGATACAGGCGTACGTTGTAGCGGCGAAGAATGTCCTGAAGGGCACGTTTGTGCCGTGCGATTACCGCGTTCAACTTCTTCGCCAGCGCCTGGTCATTTTTCCGCACCCCCATCGCCATCGAAAACATGTACTGCTCGGGCGACCCGGTCACCCGCTCATTGGGAACCCGGGCCACCGTCAGGTCCGGATAATTTTTTAGGAAATATCCAATCGCGGGCTCCCAGGTGATCATCACATCGATCTTTCCGTCCTCAACCGCTTGCAGCATCGAGGCCGGCGACACTCCCTCCTGATCGCCCACCGAAAATGGAGTCGCATCAATGATCAGATCGCGGATCTTTAGTCCGTCCTCGGGCGGAGTGTCACGCTCGAATCCTATCTTGACCTTGCGCAGGATTGGTGAATCCATGCTCTCGAGATCGTAGTTTCTGGCTTTCTTCGAAACGAACACGTAGGACGACGCATAGTAGGGATCGGTCGTCAGTTCGTCCTGGTTTCCGTAGGGGATATCCATCACCGCGTCGCACTTGCCGCTATCGAGGTTGCGCGCGAGAAACTCCGAAAAGCCGCCGTGCTGGCGGTAGCTCGCCCAGGTGTAGACCAGCCGCTCGCCCAGCTCCCTGGCCACCAGTTCCGCTACCTTGTTCTCAAAGCCCTCGCCGGCGCGATTGGAGAACGGCATATAGTCCGGGTCGGTGCAGACGCGAAAATCGGCGGCCCGGGCCGAGGTCGCGGCGACGCACAGGAGGGTCAACGCAAGCGTAAGGAGAAGGGGTTGGCGCGGCATGTTCCAGGGATCCGATTGATGCGTGCGAGTTGGAAAGGAGCCGGCGGACCGTCCGTGGCCGCCGGCTCCGCATTGCCGAAGCTGCGGCTTAGAGGCTGAAAACCATCAGCGTGCCGCCGAGGTTGGTGTACTCGCCCAGCGACGCGGTCAAGCCGACCGCACCGAGGCCTTCGCTCGGCTTGGTCAGACCAGCCGCGAGCCCGATTCCGGCCCAGCCGCCGACGCCCGTGAGCACGGCGACGTACTGCTTGCCGTCATGCATATACGTGATCGGGTTGCCGATAATCCCCGAGGGGCAATGGAACTGATAAAGTATCTTGCCGCTGCGCACGTCAACGGCGCGGAACCATCCGTCGAGCGTGCCGTAGAAAGCGACGCCGCCGGCGGTGGTAAGCGCGCCGCTCCAGTCCTGAAAGGTGTCGTTGATAGCCCACTTGGTATCGCCGGTGACCGGGTCGAAGGCGATGAAACGGCCGCGTACGTTGGGCGACGCAGGGTACATATTGAGGATCGCACCGACGAACGGGAAGCCGGCCTTATATTTTACGTCGAACGCCTGGTAATCCATGCAGATGTGGTTGGTCGGGATGTAGAACAGGTGTGTTGTCGGATCGTAGGAAGACGGCTGTTCGTCCTTGTCGCCCTCGGCCGCGGGACAAATGCCCTTCACGTTCACCCCGGCCTTGGTCATTTTGGACGGATCGACGGTCGGCTTGCCGGTGGTGGAATCGATACTCGTCGCCCAGTTCACCGTAGGATCGTACTTGTGGACGGCAAGCAGCTTGCCGTTGCTGCGTTCGAGCACGTAGGCGTAACCGTTGCGGTCGAAGTGCGCGAGCGCCGGCACGGTCTGGCCGTTGACGTCGGCGTCGAACAGCACGTTCTCGTTGACCCCGTCGTAGTCCCATCCGTCGTGCGGAGTCATCTGGAACGCCCACGCGGCCACGCCCGTGTCGGGATTGCGCGCGATGAGGCTCATCGACCAGCGGTTATCACCCGGTCGCTGGGTCGGATTCCAGGTTCCCGGATTGCCGGTGCCGTAAAAAATCAGGTCGAGCTTGGGGTCGTATGAATACCAGCCCCAGGTGGTTCCGCCGCCCAGCTTCCACTCGTCGCCGCGCCAGGTCTCCAGGCTGGAGTTTTTGCCCACCGGCTTCTGGAGATTGGCGTTGATGGTCTTCTCGGGATCGAAGAGCATGCCCTCGTCGGAGCCGGCGCTGTACGCGCGCCAGACCAGCTTGCCGCTGTTGAGATCGAATGCGCTGAGGTAGCCGAGCACGCCGAATTCGCCGCCCGATACGCCGATGAGCACCTTGTCCTTGACCACCAGCGGCGCGGCGGTGACAGTCTGGCCCTTGAGCGGGTCTGCGTTGTTGGCCTTCCACAGCACCTTACCGGTCTTGGCATCAAGCGCGTAGATGTGGCCGTCGAGCGCGCTGGCGATAATCTTGCCGTCGGCGTAGGCAACGCCGCGGTTGACGACGTCGCAGCAGGCGACCGGCGGCGCGGCGGGATTCTTGGGCGGCTCGAATTTCCAGACAATCTTGCCAATGTTGTTGAGGTTTACGGCGTATACATAGTTCGGGTAGGCGCTCTCGAAAAACATCATGTCGCCGATCACCAGCGGCTGGCCCTCATGCCCGCGCAAGGTGCCGGACGACATCGTCCATGCGACGTGCAGGTCCTTCGCGTTCTGGGCGTTAATCTGATCCAACTTGCTGTAGCGGGTGATGCTGTAATTGGCGCCCGGCATCACCCACTGATTGGGATCCGTGGACATCTTCTCGAGCGCCTCGTTGGCCTGCGCGATCGAAACCGTCGCGAACAAGCCGGCCAGCACGAAACAAGCTATCCATCCGGTATGCCTTGAGCCAATTTTCATCTCGGTCCCCTCCCTGATCCAGTCAGTCGGTCATGCCCTACTCGCCGGGTGTCCTATACAGCCTGAGGCCCTGGGGCTAATTGAACCCTTCCTTTTGCGGCAGATCGTCTTTGATCTCGTACCACGGAACCTTCGAGGTGACGAAAGCGTGCCGGTAGGTATTCGCGGGATGGCCCGGGAAGGCGCCCTCGTCGATGGTGCCGGTGGCGACCGCGATAAGGTCCGGATGGTCGTCGAGGTCGAGCGTCACCGGGCAACCGCATTTCTGACAGAAGTGGCGATGCACCTTGGCGGAAGTGCTGTAGGTGCTCAGCCCTTCCTGCTTGTCGAACTTGAAGGCCGAACGGGGAAAGATCGAGAGCGTAACGAAAATAGCACCGTGGATCTTACGGCAGATCGAGCAGTGGCAGTGATGGGTGTCGACCGCAGGCGCGGAGATGGTGTAGCGCACGTTGCCGCAGTGGCATCCGCCGGTGAGCTTGAAATCCGCCATGATTCAACCCTCCTCGCGGCCGTCGAGCGGCCGATTCGTTGCCGGCTCGAGTTGTCGACCCTCAGTACTTGATCACGCTCCGAATCGAGGCGCCCTGATGCATCAGCTCGAAAGCCTTGTTGATCTCGCTCAGCGGCATGGTATGGGTGATCAGATCGTCGATATTGATTTTGCCCTGCATGTACCACTCGACGATCCTCGGCACGTCGCGCCGGCTGTGCCATCCGCCGAACGCTGTCCCCTTCCAAGTGCGGCCGGTGACGAGCTGGAACGGCCGGGTCGCGATTTCCTGCCCGGCCCCGGCGACCCCGATTATCACACTGGTGCCCCACCCGCGCCGACAGCACTCCAGCGCCTGCCGCATCAGCGTAACATTGCCGACGCACTCGAAGCTGAAATCGGCCCCGCCGCCGGTAAGGTCGACGAGATATTTGACCAGGTCGCCACCGACCTCCTTAGGATTGACGAAATGCGTCATTCCGAACTTCTCGGCGACCGCGCGCCGCGCCGGATTGATATCGACGCCGACGATCATCTCGGCGCCGACCATGCGTGCGCCCTGGATGACGTTGAGGCCGATTCCGCCGAGACCGAAAACTACTACCCGGTCGCCCACCTGGACCTTTGCGGTGTTGATTACGGCGCCCAGCCCGGTACTCACGCCGCAGCCGATGTAGCAGATTTTGTCAAACGGAGCGTCCTCGCGAACCTTGGTCACTGCAATTTCGGGAACGACCGTATAATTCGAAAAGGTCGAGGTCCCCATGTAGTGCAGCAGCGTCTGGTTGCCGAGCGAGAAGCGGCTGGTGCCGTCCGGCATCAAGCCGCGCCCCTGCGTATCACGAATCGCGGTGCACAAATTGGTCTTGCCCGACAGGCATGACGGACACTGGCGGCACTCGGGAATGTAAAGCGGAATTACATGGTCGCCCTTCTTGACCGAGGTCACCGCCTTCCCAGCTTCGACCACCACACCGGCGCCCTCATGGCCCAGGATGCACGGGAACAGGCCCTCGGGATCCGCGCCCGACAGAGTATAGGCGTCGGTATGGCAGACGCCGGTCGCCTTGAGCTCGATCAGGACCTCGTTGTCTTTGGGCGCAGCGAGGTCAACCGTCTCGAGCTTGAGCGGTTCGCCCGCTTTGAAAGCCACAGCGGCTTTGACTTTCATGGCCGTCCGTCCAATTCGCAGGGGAGTTGTGTGCGCCCGCCGCGGGTCCGAGCGCGCTCATGGGTCGCCGCGCCACGGCATCTTTGGCGGCGACGTCGTCGAGTGTATTCGGCGGCACGCGTCTCCCCAGGCCCGCGAGCGCCGACGCTGAGCGGTTTCAGCGAGTAGAGATATACATCGTGACCTCGAAGCCGTAACGGAGATCCTCGAACGTCGGCTTTGTCCATGCCATCTTGGTATTCCTCCAACAGCGGCGCCCGGTGCGCAGCGCCGCGATAAGCCGGCATCGCCACTTGCAAACGACGTACCCGGCAGGCATCACTGGAATCTGTAGCCATGAGTCGTTCAGACACACGCATTAGCGCTATATTGGATCGGTCTATCAGGCTGTCCGCTTTCTGGACAGTTAGTGAAAATTGACAGCGTTCAAACTCTTAACAAGCTATTCGTGTCCGCACGCTCGTTAACTCGGTCGGCCAATATTCCACATCCAGGCCGGGCCAATAGTCAGGTCGCGTGTCCGATGCGGCGCAGCTTCTGATACAGCGTCGTGCGCGAGACTCCAAGCCGGCGCGCCGCCGCGCTGATATTGTTTCCGCATTCCTCCATCGCGGTCAAAATCATCTGATCCTCCATCGCCCGCAGCGAGCGCTCGGCCCCCCGATGGCTGCCGCCGAGGTCAAGCGCTCCAGGCGCGCCGCGCATCTCGCCCGGCAGATCGTCCAGGCGGACCAGCGCGCCCAGGCACGCCTCGGCCCAGCGCGCACACAGGTTCTGCAGCTCGCGCACGTTGCCCGGCCATGAATAGGCGCGCAGGGCGGACTCGACCTCGGGCGAGAGCGTTAGCGCGGCGCGTCCGCTGGCGCCGCACTCGCGGGCGAGAAAGGCCTTGGCCAGCAGGACGACGTCCTCGTCGCGCTCGCGCAGCGGCGGGCACCGCACCTGCAACACGTCGAGGCGATAGTAAAGGTCGAGGCGGAATTTCCCCCGCGCCGCCAGGGCGCGGAGGTCCTCGTTGGAAGCCGCGATAATCCGCACGTCGAGCGGCTGCGGCAGCGCGCCGCCGAGCTTGGTCAAGGTGCGGGTCTCGACCACCCGCAGCAGCTTGGCCTGCAGGTCGACCGGCATCAGGGCGATTTCGTCCAGGAAGATCGTTCCGCCCTGCGCCTGCTCGAACTTGCCCCGCCCGCCTTCGCGCCGCGCGCCGGTGAACGCGCCCGGAGCGTAGCCGAACAGCTCGCTCTCGACCAGCTCGCCGGGCAAAGCGGCGCAGTTGACGGCGACGAAAGGCCCGCCTGCGCGGGCGCTCGCGTCGTGGATCGCCTGGGCGAAGAGCTCCTTGCCGGTGCCGGTTTCGCCGGTCAGCAGGACGGTACGCTCGCTGCGGGCCGCGGATTGCGCGGCGCGCACCGCCTGGCGGATGGCGCTGCTGGTGCCGAGGACGTCATCGAAGCGGGCCAGGCGCGCTGGTTCGCGCCCCGGCGCCTGCAATTCGTAGCGCTGCGCGGCGCGCGGACGCGCGTCGGCCGGACGCATGACCAGCAACGCTCCGAGCATCCGCTCGCGCGCGATCACCGGCCAG
This genomic interval from Candidatus Binataceae bacterium contains the following:
- a CDS encoding c-type cytochrome: MGRRQYASWSESRMLSAGWCRFFFILLAICASVGWGRGAAQEAASPDEVMAHGFDCFSCHAIKRDIVGPAWIRIANRYNHDPSKADYLANKIINGSVGDFGKVPMPAHKDMSPKLAKQLATYILTLKGKLEEGPSKHYRYKNLAGKMVTVDFQVFQQSNGKKIVTDDIFGGFEKYNSYCFRCHGFDAAGGEYAPDLRQSLINGMTRREFFTVAMEGREAKGMPGWNGFFTADELEQVYEYVKARSLDLIGTGRPPSKED
- a CDS encoding quinoprotein dehydrogenase-associated putative ABC transporter substrate-binding protein, which gives rise to MPRQPLLLTLALTLLCVAATSARAADFRVCTDPDYMPFSNRAGEGFENKVAELVARELGERLVYTWASYRQHGGFSEFLARNLDSGKCDAVMDIPYGNQDELTTDPYYASSYVFVSKKARNYDLESMDSPILRKVKIGFERDTPPEDGLKIRDLIIDATPFSVGDQEGVSPASMLQAVEDGKIDVMITWEPAIGYFLKNYPDLTVARVPNERVTGSPEQYMFSMAMGVRKNDQALAKKLNAVIARHKRALQDILRRYNVRLYPVEGEAL
- a CDS encoding methanol/ethanol family PQQ-dependent dehydrogenase, which gives rise to MKIGSRHTGWIACFVLAGLFATVSIAQANEALEKMSTDPNQWVMPGANYSITRYSKLDQINAQNAKDLHVAWTMSSGTLRGHEGQPLVIGDMMFFESAYPNYVYAVNLNNIGKIVWKFEPPKNPAAPPVACCDVVNRGVAYADGKIIASALDGHIYALDAKTGKVLWKANNADPLKGQTVTAAPLVVKDKVLIGVSGGEFGVLGYLSAFDLNSGKLVWRAYSAGSDEGMLFDPEKTINANLQKPVGKNSSLETWRGDEWKLGGGTTWGWYSYDPKLDLIFYGTGNPGTWNPTQRPGDNRWSMSLIARNPDTGVAAWAFQMTPHDGWDYDGVNENVLFDADVNGQTVPALAHFDRNGYAYVLERSNGKLLAVHKYDPTVNWATSIDSTTGKPTVDPSKMTKAGVNVKGICPAAEGDKDEQPSSYDPTTHLFYIPTNHICMDYQAFDVKYKAGFPFVGAILNMYPASPNVRGRFIAFDPVTGDTKWAINDTFQDWSGALTTAGGVAFYGTLDGWFRAVDVRSGKILYQFHCPSGIIGNPITYMHDGKQYVAVLTGVGGWAGIGLAAGLTKPSEGLGAVGLTASLGEYTNLGGTLMVFSL
- a CDS encoding GFA family protein, which gives rise to MADFKLTGGCHCGNVRYTISAPAVDTHHCHCSICRKIHGAIFVTLSIFPRSAFKFDKQEGLSTYSTSAKVHRHFCQKCGCPVTLDLDDHPDLIAVATGTIDEGAFPGHPANTYRHAFVTSKVPWYEIKDDLPQKEGFN
- a CDS encoding S-(hydroxymethyl)glutathione dehydrogenase/class III alcohol dehydrogenase, yielding MKVKAAVAFKAGEPLKLETVDLAAPKDNEVLIELKATGVCHTDAYTLSGADPEGLFPCILGHEGAGVVVEAGKAVTSVKKGDHVIPLYIPECRQCPSCLSGKTNLCTAIRDTQGRGLMPDGTSRFSLGNQTLLHYMGTSTFSNYTVVPEIAVTKVREDAPFDKICYIGCGVSTGLGAVINTAKVQVGDRVVVFGLGGIGLNVIQGARMVGAEMIVGVDINPARRAVAEKFGMTHFVNPKEVGGDLVKYLVDLTGGGADFSFECVGNVTLMRQALECCRRGWGTSVIIGVAGAGQEIATRPFQLVTGRTWKGTAFGGWHSRRDVPRIVEWYMQGKINIDDLITHTMPLSEINKAFELMHQGASIRSVIKY